One genomic segment of Osmia bicornis bicornis chromosome 16, iOsmBic2.1, whole genome shotgun sequence includes these proteins:
- the LOC114877891 gene encoding protein cordon-bleu isoform X2 → MILTVTEDTPADMLAGSMELLVQLPRDHHVQTQRVTVQRSTPMMDLLVQIATAHKLAASSYTLQAIGERGMVLPHQPNTPIGALDALQVKLLPKQGTFVPRKAKQANQPFETTFRLQVHLPRNQLYVSRVSPKMNLGEILDEVCREKNLDKNKYELRHPANLEETLDLSLTLQDYHLQEVTLYAKQGRTLGSALSTQDIMALQRQEERRRQQAKQGVFSFYKKSKESSLSTDSLGGRSASPARSDETGRSSSPLQPPARPQRKRRPAPRPPAPAQAEGTEESSGDSSKDKVVISHSRNSSDSSGYHEASVLSDNPESTGRLPETLPRRNKVPTETPRKLAQTSQSSKSLGNLATVPGTLSHGISSTSISSTGLRKKRAAPPPPVTRPLSSAISSQGLERIVDSEESLTSDMDPSKPPSDISASSKANSDIEERPKASSDIGVTTIPTKLSSTVDFTKSDCPNADAELKSSKSDIETRHRSGFVNVKLSNTMAGNPTPIEDAPVDARVSRKRVGESVPLPKPRKAAPRPVVPKRKLAPSFPPSNTLSSGSDNVERLLNAGTNPSIDASSTDTSSEVVQSSTNFEEKLETASNCSTSESEVFLTPGVDQSEATFDYNSVILKEDEGESLTAVQTDNKEEEVCSSKEKNIENPSTAKGSSNQEKKLCAVISTIPKCEVLNALNVDNTKTQNKEKEGLKDPKRTRIPRTASKSNDFETNSLERQRRHLTSQLEDITFALNLNVASNVGLLSDRSEKFQGNAQQLEEKQNNCSQSVGGGKSHPGMNASDKEFSETDVLLQKVSDTLSNSLPVSNEKASTETKSKINIPKDTDQKNKDIDSADSSNSTNAMNLTANSQQDTSDYVSAADEDLSIAEWEYQLPAPPSAFRDSSSPVFDNFDEITPSSEATKDSKIKEPEFSGTNDPKDSLKEHHPKKQESKETLKKEATHEKVFKRVESSLKKEVINELENKISSLPQTAKDVDSRRASSNSSAPKVAPVDNTLSNFTITTYTRQKNLNIFEEVEQQSRKKNSDERFVRSFATLSRNQDRDLTDFSSGTLQEKKQEPKMNRTETLQRWQTNNEKSNIQRSKSYLSVCDKAKFQGGTCEDDDKNSAELEMDAGMKKATSINSLNSTAVRSNEKFSRWRDNILKRQEEPTKESQLQSVQVLKSILPQLKSAQQAEENVSKELNNTVLQEKTRPETTTSNEHSMESNVVSTRDSQAAPSNKKPEFKKLPSETSAKRYTYSGPPAISLGSWSDRPNINVQIKKDTDYKFGASKSNRTVIDINGSKEETNGSNMEDTVKSQRSKFEIADRREPNELTKKLITHTTASGFKKPVLNKVNSESKTVSDKPVVTGVELKKSFLENKQDDSVIDTTPMNFKELSKAFDQEVYLRPKPKRINVNRRSDLQLERDSSKQNGHANSDQCSTNGFQDHSKVKRFTTIVGMQPPNQTNLAFRNAINGKCNPPMPVVKGFKISNVKIEGSQENQNNLLKEKSKELNGDSQPPKPPTMPVITGVTLKSTRPKSMPVQMDSRDMLLESIRNFGGRENLKNAAERC, encoded by the exons ATGATCCTAACCGTGACCGAGGACACTCCAGCAGACATGCTGGCCGGTAGTATGGAGCTTCTAGTCCAGTTACCCCGGGACCATCATGTTCAGACGCAAAGGGTCACGGTACAGAGAAG TACGCCGATGATGGACCTCCTCGTTCAGATCGCCACGGCCCACAAATTGGCCGCTTCCAGCTACACCCTGCAAGCGATAGGAGAGCGAGGCATGGTTCTACCTCATCAACCCAACACGCCAATCGGCGCTTTGGATGCACTTCAG GTGAAGCTACTACCAAAACAAGGCACTTTTGTACCAAGGAAAGCGAAGCAGGCTAATCAGCCTTTCGAAACAACATTTAGGTTGCAG GTACATCTACCAAGAAACCAGTTGTACGTATCCAGAGTCAGTCCTAAAATGAACTTGGGTGAGATTTTGGATGAGGTGTGTCGTGAGAAGAATTTGGACAAGAATAAATATGAGCTACGTCATCCAG CAAACTTAGAGGAGACCCTGGACTTGTCGCTGACCCTGCAGGATTACCACCTCCAGGAAGTTACCCTGTATGCAAAGCAAGGAAGAACATTGGGCTCCGCTTTGAGTACCCAGGACATAATGGCTCTGCAGAGGCAAGAAGAGCGTCGCAGGCAGCAGGCGAAACAGGGTGTATTTAGCTTTTACAAGAAGTCGAAGGAGAGCTCTCTGAGCACCGACAGCCTGGGTGGACGCAGCGCGTCCCCTGCTAGAAGCGACGAGACTGGGAGAAGCTCGAGTCCTCTCCAACCACCTGCCAGGCCTCAGAGGAAACGGAGACCCGCGCCAAGGCCACCTGCTCCGGCTCAAGCTGAG GGCACAGAAGAGAGCTCTGGAGATTCCAGCAAGGACAAGGTGGTCATCAGTCACAGTCGCAACAGCAGCGACAGTTCTGGATACCATGAAGCCTCTGTTCTAAGCGATAACCCAGAATCTACTGGAAGACTTCCAGAAACTTTACCAAGGAGAAATAAAGTTCCAACGGAGACGCCGAGAAAGCTGGCGCAGACGTCGCAGTCGAGCAAAAGTCTGGGCAACTTGGCCACTGTGCCTGGCACGCTTAGCCATGGAATTAGCAGCACCTCCATAAGTTCCACAG GGTTAAGAAAGAAGAGGGCGGCACCTCCTCCGCCGGTAACCAGGCCCTTGTCATCCGCAATCTCCTCCCAAGGATTAGAGCGCATCGTCGACTCCGAAGAGTCGTTAACATCCGACATGGATCCCTCGAAACCTCCTTCCGACATCAGTGCATCCTCCAAAGCAAACTCCGACATCGAGGAACGTCCAAAGGCCAGCTCCGACATCGGAGTGACCACCATACCCACGAAACTGTCGTCCACGGTTGATTTCACCAAATCAGACTGTCCAAACGCGGACGCGGAGCTGAAGAGCAGCAAGTCAGACATCGAAACGCGTCATAGATCAGGATTCGTGAACGTTAAGTTGTCGAACACGATGGCTGGAAATCCCACACCTATAGAGGACGCTCCTGTAGACGCTAGAGTATCGCGAAAGAGAG TTGGAGAATCTGTTCCACTTCCAAAGCCTAGAAAAGCAGCCCCGCGACCCGTGGTGCCAAAACGCAAGCTAGCACCGTCTTTTCCACCGAGTAACACCCTCAGTAGTGGCTCTGACAATGTAGAGCGCCTGTTGAACGCTGGCACAAACCCCAGCATCGATGCTTCTTCGACTGACACGAGTTCAGAGGTCGTTCAGAGTTCTACAAACTTTGAAGAAAAGCTAGAAACAGCTTCCAATTGTTCCACCAGCGAGAGTGAAGTATTTCTGACGCCTGGAGTTGATCAGAGTGAAGCAACCTTTGATTACAACTCTGTAATTCTGAAAGAAGATGAAGGTGAATCATTGACTGCTGTACAGACAGATAATAAAGAAGAGGAGGTATGCAGCAGCAAGGAAAAGAATATAGAAAATCCTTCAACAGCGAAAGGCAGTTCTAATCAAGAGAAGAAACTCTGCGCTGTGATTTCAACGATACCAAAGTGTGAAGTACTGAATGCGCTGAATGTTGACAATACGAAGACTCAGAACAAAGAGAAGGAAGGTTTAAAGGATCCAAAGCGAACCAGAATCCCTAGGACAGCATCAAAGTCAAATGATTTTGAGACAAACTCTCTGGAAAGGCAAAGGAGACATTTGACCTCCCAGTTGGAAGATATCACGTTTGCTTTGAACTTAAATGTGGCGTCTAATGTTGGCTTATTGTCTGACCGGTCAGAAAAGTTTCAGGGAAATGCGCAGCAACTGGAGGAGAAGCAGAACAATTGTTCCCAGAGTGTGGGTGGAGGAAAGTCTCATCCTGGAATGAATGCATCAG ATAAAGAATTCTCAGAAACGGATGTTTTACTGCAGAAGGTGTCCGACACCCTCTCCAACTCTTTACCAGTTTCCAACGAAAAGGCTTCAACTGAAacaaagtcaaaaataaacaTCCCCAAAGACACGGATCAAAAGAACAAGGACATTGACTCTGCGGATAGCTCAAACTCCACTAACGCTATGAATCTGACTGCAAATTCCCAGCAAGATACATCAGACTACGTATCAGCTGCGGATGAAGACCTGTCCATAGCTGAATGGGAATACCAGCTTCCAGCTCCACCAAGTGCCTTCCGGGACAGCTCTTCTCCAGTGTTCGACAATTTTGATGAGATCACTCCATCCTCTGAGGCTACAAAGGATTCTAAGATCAAGGAGCCTGAATTTTCAGGTACCAATGATCCAAAGGATTCTTTGAAGGAACATCATCCAAAGAAGCAAGAAAGCAAAGAGACTCTGAAGAAAGAAGCAACTCATGAAAAAGTATTCAAACGAGTTGAATCAAGCTTGAAGAAAGAAGTGATCAACGAATTGGAGAACAAAATTAGTAGTTTACCTCAGACTGCGAAGGATGTGGACTCAAGGAGAGCATCGAGTAACTCTTCAGCTCCTAAGGTAGCCCCTGTAGACAATACCCTGTCGAATTTCACTATCACAACGTACACCAGACAGAAGAATCTGAACATATTCGAAGAAGTAGAGCAACAATCTCGTAAGAAGAACTCGGACGAGAGATTCGTCAGGTCGTTTGCAACCCTGTCCAGGAACCAGGACAGAGATCTGACGGATTTCAGTTCAGGAACATTGCAGGAGAAGAAACAGGAACCAAAGATGAACAGAACAGAGACGTTGCAGAGGTGGCAGACCAACAATGAGAAAAGCAATATCCAACGATCAAAGAGTTACTTATCTGTATGCGACAAGGCCAAGTTCCAAGGAGGCACTTGTGAAGATGATGATAAAAATAGCGCAGAGTTGGAGATGGATGCTGGGATGAAGAAAGCGACCAGCATTAACAGCTTGAATTCAACTGCAGTCAGGAGCAACGAGAAATTCTCAAGGTGGAGGGATAACATTCTGAAGCGGCAAGAAGAACCTACCAAAGAAAGTCAACTGCAATCTGTACAG GTGCTGAAGAGCATTTTGCCGCAGTTGAAAAGTGCTCAACAGGCGGAGGAAAATGTGTCCAAAGAATTGAATAATACAGTATTACAGGAGAAAACGAG ACCGGAAACTACTACATCTAACGAACATTCGATGGAATCAAACGTAGTTTCAACTCGTGATTCTCAAGCAGCACCGAgcaacaagaaaccagaattcAAGAAGTTGCCATCAGAAACAAGTGCAAAACGGTACACCTATTCAGGACCCCCTGCGATATCCTTAGGCAGCTGGTCAGATCGACCTAATATTAACGTTCAGATTAAAAAGGACACAGATTACAAATTTGGAGCAAGTAAGAGCAACAGAACTGTTATAGATATAAATGGCAGTAAGGAAGAGACGAATGGTTCTAACATGGAAGACACTGTTAAATCACAGAGGAGTAAGTTTGAAATTGCAGACAGAAGAGAACCTAATGAATTGACTAAGAAATTGATCACTCATACCACAGCGTCTGGCTTCAAGAAGCCAGTATTGAATAAAGTCAATTCAGAGTCAAAAACTGTAAGCGATAAACCTGTGGTGACAGGTGTAGAGCTGAAAAAAAGCTTCCTGGAGAATAAACAAGATGACAGTGTTATAGATACCACGCCTATGAACTTCAAAGAATTGTCCAAAGCGTTTGATCAGGAGGTCTATCTGCGACCAAAACCAAAACGTATCAATGTAAACCGACGCTCGGATCTTCAATTGGAAAGAGATTCCAGTAAACAGAACGGACACGCTAATTCTGATCAGTGTTCAACGAACGGCTTCCAAGACCATTCTAAAGTTAAGAGGTTCACCACAATCGTAGGCATGCAACCTCCAAATCAAACTAACCTCGCTTTCAGAAACGCCATCAATGGTAAATGCAATCCGCCAATGCCTGTTGTAAAAGGATTCAAGATATcgaatgtaaaaattgaaggGAGTCAGGAAAATcagaataatttattgaaagaaaAGTCCAAGGAATTGAACGGTGATTCACAACCTCCAAAACCTCCTACGATGCCTGTCATCACAGGTGTTACGTTGAAAAGTACCAGACCAAAATCTATGCCTGTTCAAATGGACTCAAGGGACATGTTGTTGGAATCTATTAGGAATTTTGGTGGTCGAGAGAATTTGAAGAAC GCTGCGGAAAGGTGTTAA